In Shewanella sp. VB17, a single genomic region encodes these proteins:
- a CDS encoding capsule biosynthesis protein codes for MSNILFLQGPLGPFFKKLAHHCASLGHYSHKINFNGGDRYYGGADNQLNYLGSPEHWHQFLTQFCIENSIDSVVVYGDCRFYHKVAKQVSVELNVDFWAFEEGYLRAGFVTLEQGGCNANSPLFNNMDNLQSIEAKETNSSHPVSSTFGRRARYATCYYIWRSVRQIHFFHYRHHRPWGVIEEAYYWVKSFGQKWHARLLDPARYKAFIEKYDQQFFLLPLQVEVDFQLRDHSHFNSVEQVIDEVLRSFADNAAQEQGLLIKHHPQNRGFEHYGVFIDKLVDELSLQGRVLYGHDFNLPDVYHHAKGVVTVNSTVGISALLHKLPTIVLGKALYNIAGLTYQGGLAQFWQSIMNVDGNLFAQFRTHLCDKTQVEGDFYKDSESLIVSACQKINHGSAQP; via the coding sequence ATGAGCAATATTTTATTTTTACAGGGACCCCTTGGCCCTTTTTTTAAAAAGTTAGCTCACCATTGTGCTTCTTTGGGGCATTATAGTCATAAGATTAACTTTAACGGTGGGGATAGATATTATGGCGGGGCAGATAATCAACTCAACTATTTGGGCTCTCCTGAGCACTGGCACCAATTTTTAACTCAATTTTGCATCGAAAATAGTATTGACTCGGTGGTGGTTTATGGTGATTGCCGTTTTTATCATAAAGTGGCTAAACAGGTTAGCGTTGAACTTAACGTTGATTTTTGGGCATTTGAAGAAGGTTATCTACGTGCGGGGTTTGTGACCCTAGAGCAAGGAGGTTGCAATGCCAATTCTCCCTTGTTTAATAATATGGATAATTTGCAAAGCATTGAGGCTAAAGAAACCAATAGTTCGCACCCGGTATCGTCGACGTTCGGTCGTCGCGCTCGATATGCAACTTGTTATTATATTTGGCGTTCAGTACGCCAAATACATTTCTTTCACTATCGACATCATAGGCCGTGGGGTGTCATCGAAGAAGCGTATTACTGGGTGAAGAGTTTTGGGCAAAAATGGCACGCTAGATTGCTCGATCCCGCCAGATATAAGGCGTTCATTGAGAAGTATGATCAGCAATTTTTTTTGTTGCCATTGCAGGTAGAAGTTGATTTTCAACTCAGGGATCATTCTCATTTTAACTCGGTTGAACAAGTGATCGATGAAGTGTTGCGTTCATTTGCTGACAATGCGGCTCAAGAACAGGGCTTGTTGATTAAACATCACCCCCAAAATCGTGGCTTTGAGCACTATGGTGTATTTATTGATAAATTAGTTGATGAGTTATCTTTGCAAGGGCGGGTGTTATATGGGCATGATTTTAACTTGCCCGATGTCTATCACCACGCGAAAGGTGTTGTGACAGTCAACAGCACCGTTGGCATTTCGGCTCTGTTGCACAAGCTACCAACGATTGTATTAGGCAAAGCACTTTACAATATTGCTGGGTTAACTTATCAAGGGGGCTTAGCCCAATTTTGGCAGAGTATAATGAATGTTGATGGCAACTTATTTGCTCAATTTAGGACCCACCTTTGTGACAAGACACAAGTTGAGGGTGACTTTTATAAAGATTCTGAATCGTTAATAGTATCTGCTTGCCAAAAAATAAACCATGGATCAGCTCAGCCATGA
- a CDS encoding HIT domain-containing protein, with amino-acid sequence MHFKLHERIDMDSDSVGFMPLCEIRLSKEDIGPWLILVPRINDITEVHQLSHKQQVQLIRESSTVSTKLEEVFSPDKINVASLGNIVSQLHIHHVARYTDDIAWPGPIWGNTTGLKRNDKEQQKLIHQIQVSLDETNGFVTQI; translated from the coding sequence ATGCATTTTAAACTACATGAACGCATTGACATGGATAGTGATAGTGTGGGTTTCATGCCACTTTGTGAGATAAGATTAAGTAAAGAGGACATTGGCCCTTGGCTAATACTTGTTCCGAGGATCAATGATATAACCGAAGTTCACCAACTATCTCATAAACAACAAGTTCAGCTAATCAGAGAGTCAAGTACTGTCAGCACAAAATTAGAAGAGGTATTTAGCCCTGATAAAATTAATGTCGCTTCACTGGGTAATATCGTCTCACAACTGCACATTCATCACGTTGCCCGGTATACCGATGATATTGCTTGGCCAGGGCCTATTTGGGGAAACACCACAGGCTTAAAACGGAATGATAAAGAGCAACAAAAGTTAATACATCAAATCCAAGTCAGCCTAGATGAAACTAATGGATTTGTTACACAAATTTAA
- a CDS encoding acyloxyacyl hydrolase, with protein sequence MDKFIIHTLLLIFSLFVITDLHADTTDNAFRCSASKPTSEQNINVNILDCSYLHQFTLETFNHSLFIYPIANIGQIITDDDRGNFLGGGLGFGYYFTDHINFFVEGGTQWHDDYQFGEKGVAYKDYGGPWQFFGKIGSSYQISSKWQFGYAYVHMSNGNRYSVNPSFNGHSLFASYQF encoded by the coding sequence ATGGATAAATTTATCATTCATACGCTGTTATTAATTTTTTCTTTGTTTGTTATTACAGATTTACATGCCGATACTACTGATAATGCTTTTCGATGTTCAGCATCGAAACCGACATCAGAACAAAATATCAATGTTAATATACTTGATTGCAGTTACCTTCATCAGTTTACCTTAGAGACCTTTAATCATTCACTTTTTATCTATCCTATTGCCAATATAGGTCAGATAATTACTGATGATGATAGGGGAAATTTTTTAGGAGGAGGATTAGGTTTCGGATATTATTTTACTGATCATATTAATTTTTTTGTAGAGGGCGGGACTCAGTGGCACGATGACTATCAGTTCGGGGAGAAGGGTGTAGCTTACAAAGATTATGGTGGGCCATGGCAATTTTTTGGAAAAATAGGATCAAGTTATCAAATTTCTTCCAAATGGCAATTTGGTTATGCTTATGTGCATATGTCTAATGGTAATCGTTACAGTGTTAATCCTTCATTTAATGGTCATAGTTTGTTTGCGAGCTATCAATTTTAG
- a CDS encoding DEAD/DEAH box helicase → MSSEEKTFRELGLSEPLLRALDELGYEKPTPIQAASIDPLMANKDILGQAQTGTGKTGAFALPLLNKIDTNTNSPQILVLAPTRELAVQVAEAFASYAKFMKGMHVLPIYGGQSMQQQLNSLRRGPQIIVGTPGRVMDHMRRGTLKLDTLKAMVLDEADEMLKMGFIDDIEWILEHTPKERQLALFSATMPEQIKRVANKYLTDPVHVKIATTTTTVETIEQRFVQVSQHNKLEALVRVLEVEKTEGIIIFVRTRNSCVELAEKLEARGYASSPLHGDMNQQARERAVDQLKRGKLDIIIATDVAARGLDVERIGHVVNYDIPYDTEAYVHRIGRTGRAGRTGMAILFVTHREMRMLRTIERATKSRISPMDVPSPETVTERRLSRLGEQVSEIISKDSLDFMKGAVAQLCQQLEVDTDILAAALLQQVQKDRPLQLPTINERQRDSRDDRNTRDRNDSGSRDRPRRDPRPNPSNLGKADALKDNPDVKMNRYIIDVGRDHGVGVGNIVGAIANEANIDSRYIGQIQLFDNMTTIDLPDGMPKDVLGHLQKVRVCGKPLNIRDAEGAELPTGGGDKRPSSPRRPRKPSGDRPSANAERKPHRKGSAPKES, encoded by the coding sequence ATGTCATCCGAAGAAAAAACTTTCCGCGAACTCGGTCTTTCCGAGCCTTTGTTGCGTGCTCTTGACGAACTAGGCTATGAAAAGCCTACGCCTATTCAGGCTGCAAGTATCGACCCTCTTATGGCCAATAAGGACATACTAGGGCAAGCACAAACAGGTACCGGTAAAACAGGTGCCTTTGCTTTACCGCTATTAAATAAAATTGACACCAATACCAATTCTCCACAAATTTTGGTACTCGCACCAACACGTGAACTTGCAGTTCAAGTTGCTGAAGCATTTGCGAGCTACGCTAAATTTATGAAAGGTATGCATGTACTACCAATATACGGTGGTCAAAGTATGCAGCAACAGCTTAACTCCCTAAGACGTGGACCTCAGATCATTGTCGGTACTCCTGGCCGTGTTATGGACCATATGCGTCGTGGTACGCTTAAGCTAGATACCCTTAAAGCCATGGTGCTTGACGAAGCTGATGAAATGCTAAAAATGGGCTTCATCGATGATATCGAATGGATCCTAGAGCACACCCCTAAAGAGCGTCAACTTGCTCTTTTCTCAGCAACTATGCCTGAGCAAATTAAGCGTGTCGCTAACAAATACTTAACTGACCCTGTTCACGTTAAGATTGCCACAACAACGACAACGGTTGAAACCATTGAACAACGTTTTGTTCAAGTTTCACAACACAATAAACTTGAAGCCTTAGTCCGTGTTCTTGAAGTCGAGAAAACCGAAGGTATCATTATTTTTGTGCGTACTCGTAATAGTTGTGTTGAACTGGCAGAAAAATTAGAAGCGCGCGGCTATGCGTCATCACCACTGCACGGTGATATGAATCAACAAGCTCGTGAACGTGCTGTTGACCAGCTTAAACGTGGTAAATTAGACATTATTATCGCAACTGATGTTGCCGCTCGAGGTTTAGACGTAGAGCGTATTGGACACGTAGTTAACTACGATATTCCATATGATACTGAAGCTTATGTTCATCGTATTGGCCGTACAGGTCGTGCTGGTCGTACAGGTATGGCGATTTTATTCGTGACTCATAGAGAAATGCGCATGTTGCGCACTATTGAACGAGCAACGAAAAGCCGCATCTCACCAATGGATGTCCCTAGCCCTGAAACTGTGACTGAACGTCGTCTTTCTCGCTTAGGTGAGCAAGTATCAGAGATCATCAGCAAAGACTCGTTAGATTTCATGAAAGGTGCTGTCGCTCAACTTTGTCAGCAACTAGAAGTGGATACTGATATTCTTGCAGCAGCATTATTGCAGCAAGTTCAAAAAGATCGCCCTCTACAGTTACCGACCATTAACGAACGCCAGCGTGATAGTCGCGATGATCGTAACACACGAGATCGTAACGACAGTGGTTCAAGAGATCGCCCACGTCGCGATCCACGTCCAAACCCAAGTAATTTGGGTAAAGCTGATGCATTAAAAGACAATCCAGACGTTAAGATGAACCGTTACATCATCGATGTCGGTCGTGATCATGGTGTTGGTGTTGGTAATATCGTCGGTGCAATTGCAAACGAAGCGAATATTGATAGCCGTTATATTGGTCAAATCCAGTTATTTGATAATATGACTACCATTGATCTTCCTGATGGAATGCCAAAAGACGTACTGGGTCATCTGCAAAAAGTCCGTGTTTGTGGTAAGCCACTCAACATACGTGACGCTGAAGGTGCAGAACTCCCAACAGGCGGTGGAGATAAACGTCCATCATCACCACGTCGTCCACGTAAACCATCAGGTGACAGACCTTCTGCTAATGCAGAAAGAAAACCACACCGTAAAGGTTCAGCGCCAAAAGAGAGCTAA
- a CDS encoding capsular polysaccharide biosynthesis protein, translating to MVSAVTHQVWTASNGIASDFHLARFFAAELKKINLKPQVFHNDLVVGWGNKANTQKAKLFAEQHDLLYIRLEDGFIGYLWHSQDKPQRLSLIKDKTGIYYDARSSSDLEQLCVTARARTTDGSKGWFTQALELRAQNLITELTQSGISKYNHQRCALPDWLEAQANGSVILVVDQTAGDISVEQGLGSKESFATMIEDALTAHPDQMIVVKTHPDVIKGKKQGFLNIEACSHPNVYLLSDDCAIRELMAKVEQIYTVTSQLGFEGLLYGVPVHCYGMPFYAGWGLTLDRQTCARRSVKVSLPQLVAAALIQYPDYMDPQTGEICQVEVIIEWLALQLAQQSHSVDICYAFGFSLWKRAFIKPFIGRMARQVVFVQRQDKLARLIHGDANVAVLLWGKSQAVWAQTLRQSCPVWFMEDGFIRSVGLGADLRRPSCLVIDKKGMYYSPDAPSDIVDILNTVQLTPKQVARTELLTAMVVERALSKYNVGQKLAASSVLDKIAQYRHCTGDVEGGLCEVILVPGQFEQDQSIVSSRGKIKSNLQLLRQVRLTHPQAFIMFKEHPDLYSGVRPGALGENAALEYADVYLSDVDIVTVLNVCDRVCTMTSLTGFEALLRHKKVTTYGSPFYAGWGLTTDDLSFPERRNRLDLNQLIYATLVSYPSYVDWGTGVLTSVERVIAVLTQERTQYEQQGVAGQQLSSSWLARFSRKVKYFYEAYRL from the coding sequence ATGGTTTCAGCAGTAACACATCAAGTTTGGACTGCTTCAAATGGCATTGCATCGGATTTTCATTTAGCACGTTTTTTTGCGGCTGAGCTGAAGAAAATCAATCTGAAACCACAGGTGTTCCATAACGATCTGGTGGTGGGCTGGGGTAATAAAGCCAATACTCAAAAAGCTAAGCTGTTTGCAGAACAGCATGACTTACTCTACATACGGCTCGAAGATGGCTTTATTGGTTACTTATGGCATTCACAGGATAAGCCTCAGCGTTTGTCGCTGATTAAAGATAAGACTGGTATTTATTATGATGCACGTAGCAGTAGTGATTTAGAGCAATTGTGTGTCACTGCTAGGGCTCGAACTACTGATGGCAGTAAAGGCTGGTTTACCCAGGCGCTTGAGCTGCGTGCTCAAAACCTCATAACCGAGCTAACACAAAGTGGGATCTCTAAATATAATCATCAACGCTGTGCATTACCCGATTGGCTTGAGGCGCAAGCGAATGGTTCGGTGATCTTAGTGGTTGATCAGACTGCAGGCGACATTTCCGTTGAGCAAGGCTTAGGCTCGAAAGAGAGCTTTGCTACCATGATTGAAGATGCATTAACGGCCCATCCTGATCAGATGATAGTGGTAAAAACTCATCCTGATGTGATTAAAGGGAAAAAACAGGGTTTTTTGAATATAGAGGCTTGCTCACACCCGAACGTTTACCTGCTCAGTGACGATTGTGCTATTCGTGAATTAATGGCTAAGGTTGAGCAGATATACACAGTGACCTCACAACTTGGTTTTGAAGGCTTGTTGTACGGTGTGCCAGTGCATTGTTATGGCATGCCATTTTATGCGGGTTGGGGTTTAACATTAGATAGACAAACGTGTGCAAGACGCAGTGTTAAGGTGTCGTTACCTCAGTTAGTCGCGGCGGCATTGATCCAATATCCCGACTATATGGACCCGCAAACCGGTGAAATATGCCAAGTTGAAGTGATTATAGAGTGGTTAGCTTTACAGTTAGCGCAGCAATCACACAGTGTTGATATCTGTTATGCATTTGGTTTCTCGTTGTGGAAGCGGGCTTTTATTAAACCCTTTATTGGCCGCATGGCAAGGCAGGTGGTGTTTGTTCAGCGTCAAGATAAGTTAGCTCGTTTGATTCATGGCGATGCTAATGTGGCGGTATTATTGTGGGGCAAAAGCCAAGCTGTTTGGGCCCAAACTTTAAGGCAGAGCTGCCCTGTTTGGTTTATGGAGGATGGTTTTATTCGTTCAGTAGGCTTAGGTGCAGATTTACGTCGCCCTTCTTGCTTAGTTATCGATAAAAAAGGCATGTATTATTCCCCTGATGCGCCGTCTGACATTGTTGATATTCTCAATACCGTGCAGTTAACGCCTAAGCAGGTAGCGCGGACCGAGTTATTAACCGCAATGGTGGTTGAGCGAGCACTGAGTAAATACAATGTGGGGCAGAAATTAGCAGCAAGTTCGGTGTTAGATAAAATAGCGCAATATCGGCACTGCACTGGTGATGTTGAAGGTGGCTTATGTGAGGTGATTTTAGTACCGGGTCAGTTTGAACAAGATCAGTCCATCGTCAGCAGTCGAGGTAAGATAAAGTCTAACCTCCAGTTATTACGGCAGGTGAGGTTAACGCATCCGCAAGCCTTTATCATGTTCAAAGAACATCCCGATCTCTATTCAGGGGTAAGACCAGGAGCATTAGGTGAAAACGCGGCTTTGGAATATGCTGATGTTTATCTCAGCGACGTCGACATTGTGACTGTGTTGAATGTGTGCGATAGAGTATGCACTATGACTTCATTAACGGGGTTTGAAGCCTTGTTACGCCACAAAAAAGTCACCACTTATGGCTCGCCATTTTATGCCGGCTGGGGACTCACAACCGATGATTTGAGTTTTCCTGAGAGGCGTAACCGGTTGGATTTAAACCAACTTATCTATGCAACGTTAGTGAGTTATCCAAGCTATGTTGATTGGGGAACAGGGGTGTTAACTTCAGTGGAGCGAGTGATAGCGGTATTGACTCAAGAGCGGACTCAGTATGAACAGCAGGGAGTGGCAGGCCAGCAGTTAAGCAGCTCTTGGTTGGCAAGGTTTAGCCGAAAGGTTAAGTATTTTTATGAAGCGTATCGTTTGTAA
- the uvrA gene encoding excinuclease ABC subunit UvrA, whose product MDKIEVRGARTHNLKNINLTIPRNELIVITGLSGSGKSSLAFDTLYAEGQRRYVESLSTYARQFLSLMEKPDVDHIEGLSPAISIEQKSTSHNPRSTVGTITEIYDYLRLLFARVGEPRCPTHGQPLAAQTVSQMVDKVLELPEGSRQMLLAPVINNRKGEHVKLLASLSAQGFIRARVDGEVCDLTDPPELELHVKHTIEVVVDRFKVRDDIKQRLAESFETALELSGGVATVANMDNDSKNTDEELLFSENFACPQCGYSMAELEPRIFSFNNPAGACGTCDGLGIQQYFDPERVIVNDELSLAGGAIRGWDRRNFYYFQMLSSLAEHYKFDVEKPLIQLSAEIKKRILYGSGTQSIAFKYINDRGDVVVRNHPFEGILNNMERRYRETESNAVREELAKFISTQSCQSCNGSRLREEARNVFINDLNMPILTQWSIGETMEYFSTLKLSGQKAQIAEKILKEVVDRLGFLVNVGLNYLSLSRSADTLSGGEAQRIRLASQIGAGLVGVMYVLDEPSIGLHQRDNERLLQTLIHLRDIGNTVIVVEHDEDAIKMADHIIDIGPGAGVHGGEVICDGTLADILNCEASITGQYLSGKKQIHVTQDRVNYDPNKLIELFGASGNNLKEVDLQIPVGLFTCVTGVSGSGKSTLINDTFYKIAHRMLNGATVDEPAPYREIKGMDHCDKVVDIDQSPIGRTPRSNPATYTGIFTPIRELFAATQESRTRGYKPGRFSFNVKGGRCEACQGDGLIKVEMHFLPDVYVPCDDCKSKRYNRETLEVKYKGKSIHEVLDMTVEEARPFFDAVPAIARKLQTLIEVGLSYINLGQSATTLSGGEAQRVKLAKELSKRDTGKTLYILDEPTTGLHFADIQLLLDVLHRLKTHGNTIVVIEHNIDVIKTADWIIDLGPEGGDGGGTILVTGTPEQVAEHAESHTARFLKPLINIH is encoded by the coding sequence ATGGACAAGATTGAAGTTCGTGGTGCCCGCACCCACAATCTAAAAAACATCAACCTGACAATTCCTAGAAATGAGTTAATTGTGATCACAGGATTATCAGGATCAGGTAAATCATCTCTGGCATTCGATACCCTTTATGCCGAGGGACAGAGGCGCTATGTTGAATCGCTTTCAACCTATGCTCGTCAATTTTTAAGTTTAATGGAAAAGCCAGATGTCGATCATATTGAAGGCTTAAGTCCTGCCATTTCTATTGAACAAAAATCCACATCACATAATCCTAGGTCCACCGTCGGAACCATTACCGAAATCTACGATTATCTTCGACTACTATTTGCCCGTGTCGGTGAGCCACGTTGCCCAACACACGGCCAACCTTTAGCCGCACAGACCGTTAGCCAAATGGTCGACAAAGTGCTGGAACTCCCCGAAGGCAGTCGCCAGATGTTACTTGCCCCAGTGATCAATAACCGTAAAGGCGAGCATGTAAAATTACTCGCGAGTTTATCAGCTCAGGGCTTCATTAGAGCCCGAGTTGATGGTGAAGTCTGTGATCTCACCGATCCTCCAGAGCTTGAACTCCACGTAAAACACACAATCGAAGTCGTGGTTGACCGATTTAAAGTACGTGATGATATTAAACAACGTTTAGCCGAATCGTTTGAAACCGCGCTTGAATTGTCTGGCGGAGTAGCCACCGTTGCTAATATGGACAACGATAGTAAAAATACAGACGAGGAACTGCTGTTCTCAGAGAATTTTGCTTGCCCACAATGTGGTTATTCGATGGCGGAACTTGAACCAAGGATCTTCTCATTCAATAACCCCGCTGGCGCTTGTGGCACTTGTGATGGATTAGGAATACAACAATATTTCGATCCAGAACGTGTGATAGTCAATGATGAACTATCCTTGGCAGGAGGCGCTATTCGTGGCTGGGATCGACGTAATTTCTATTACTTCCAGATGCTGAGCTCTCTAGCCGAACATTATAAATTTGATGTTGAAAAGCCCTTAATTCAACTCTCCGCAGAAATAAAAAAACGGATCCTTTATGGATCAGGCACCCAAAGCATTGCTTTTAAATACATTAATGACCGTGGCGATGTGGTGGTACGCAACCATCCCTTTGAAGGGATCCTTAATAACATGGAGAGGCGTTACCGCGAAACAGAATCAAATGCTGTCCGTGAAGAGCTGGCCAAATTTATTAGTACCCAGTCTTGTCAAAGCTGTAATGGCTCACGACTACGAGAAGAAGCGCGTAACGTGTTCATTAATGACCTTAATATGCCAATATTAACCCAATGGTCTATTGGTGAAACCATGGAATACTTCTCTACACTTAAGCTCTCAGGGCAAAAAGCTCAAATCGCTGAGAAAATCCTTAAAGAAGTGGTCGATCGCTTAGGCTTTTTAGTCAATGTCGGTCTTAATTATTTAAGCCTGTCTCGTTCTGCTGACACACTTTCAGGTGGTGAAGCTCAGCGGATCCGGCTCGCAAGTCAAATAGGGGCTGGTTTAGTCGGGGTCATGTATGTGCTTGATGAGCCTTCCATCGGTCTCCATCAAAGAGATAATGAGCGTTTACTTCAAACCCTTATTCACCTGCGTGATATTGGTAACACTGTGATCGTCGTTGAACACGATGAAGATGCGATTAAAATGGCCGACCATATTATTGATATTGGTCCAGGTGCAGGTGTGCATGGCGGCGAAGTGATCTGTGACGGCACATTAGCGGACATTCTCAATTGTGAGGCATCCATAACCGGCCAATACCTCTCAGGTAAAAAACAAATTCATGTCACTCAAGATCGTGTTAATTATGATCCAAATAAACTGATTGAACTTTTTGGTGCCAGTGGTAACAACCTAAAGGAAGTAGATCTGCAGATCCCTGTTGGTTTATTTACCTGTGTGACTGGTGTATCAGGCTCAGGTAAGTCCACCCTGATCAACGATACCTTTTACAAGATAGCCCACCGCATGTTAAACGGTGCAACCGTTGATGAGCCAGCCCCTTACCGTGAAATTAAAGGAATGGATCATTGTGACAAAGTGGTTGATATTGATCAAAGCCCAATAGGCCGGACTCCACGATCTAATCCAGCAACTTATACCGGAATTTTTACCCCAATAAGAGAACTGTTTGCCGCAACGCAGGAGTCTAGAACACGCGGTTATAAGCCTGGCCGTTTCTCCTTTAACGTAAAAGGTGGACGCTGTGAAGCTTGCCAAGGCGACGGTCTGATTAAAGTAGAGATGCATTTTCTACCCGATGTTTATGTGCCTTGTGACGACTGTAAGAGTAAGCGCTACAACCGTGAAACCTTAGAAGTGAAATATAAAGGAAAAAGCATCCACGAAGTATTAGATATGACAGTTGAAGAAGCCAGACCTTTCTTCGATGCCGTACCTGCTATTGCCAGAAAGTTGCAAACTTTGATTGAAGTCGGCCTCTCTTACATCAACTTAGGTCAAAGTGCGACCACACTGTCAGGCGGTGAAGCTCAGCGAGTAAAATTAGCCAAAGAGTTATCTAAACGAGATACAGGTAAAACCTTGTATATTCTCGATGAACCCACTACAGGTTTACATTTCGCTGATATTCAACTCTTACTAGACGTGCTGCATAGATTAAAAACTCACGGTAACACCATTGTGGTTATCGAACATAACATAGACGTCATCAAAACCGCCGACTGGATTATTGATTTAGGACCCGAAGGAGGCGATGGTGGGGGGACAATACTGGTGACTGGCACCCCAGAGCAAGTGGCAGAACATGCAGAGTCCCATACTGCGCGCTTCCTTAAACCATTAATCAATATTCACTAA
- the kdsB gene encoding 3-deoxy-manno-octulosonate cytidylyltransferase yields MKYKIVIPARFSSTRLPGKSLIDILGHPMIWHTYQRALETGINANDIVIATDHQETMDIAKAFGAQVVMTRTDHESGTSRIAEVAEILNWSGDTIIVNLQGDEPLLDSKYIELAAQTLADNPHAGIATLGSKIMVSEDLNNPNCVKVVCDYSGKAIYFSRSAIPFARDGFELASFECPSNPWLRHIGMYAYRVETLFAYQQWPCSVLESLEKLEQLRAIYNNAHIQVACVDKAPSHGVDNLDDLIRVRNIMAQKQVRNEKFAMVS; encoded by the coding sequence ATGAAATATAAAATTGTTATTCCAGCAAGGTTTTCATCTACGCGTTTACCTGGTAAGTCGTTGATCGATATCCTTGGTCATCCTATGATTTGGCATACTTACCAACGCGCACTCGAAACGGGTATTAATGCTAATGACATTGTGATTGCAACTGATCATCAAGAGACGATGGATATTGCTAAAGCTTTTGGTGCTCAGGTTGTGATGACCCGAACTGATCATGAATCTGGTACATCAAGAATTGCAGAAGTTGCTGAAATATTGAATTGGAGTGGTGATACGATCATTGTCAATTTACAAGGTGATGAGCCACTATTAGATTCTAAATATATTGAATTAGCAGCACAGACACTTGCCGATAATCCACATGCTGGGATAGCGACTTTAGGCAGTAAAATAATGGTGTCAGAAGATTTAAATAATCCTAATTGTGTCAAAGTAGTTTGTGATTATAGTGGCAAAGCTATTTATTTTTCTCGTTCGGCTATCCCTTTTGCTCGTGATGGTTTTGAACTGGCAAGTTTTGAGTGCCCATCTAACCCTTGGTTACGTCACATTGGTATGTATGCTTATCGAGTTGAGACATTGTTTGCTTACCAACAATGGCCGTGTTCAGTACTTGAATCATTAGAGAAGCTGGAGCAGTTAAGGGCTATTTATAATAATGCTCATATTCAGGTGGCATGCGTAGATAAAGCACCTAGCCATGGTGTCGATAATCTGGATGATCTTATTAGAGTAAGAAACATCATGGCTCAGAAACAAGTTAGAAATGAAAAATTTGCTATGGTTAGCTAA